From Verrucomicrobia bacterium S94, the proteins below share one genomic window:
- a CDS encoding response regulator transcription factor: protein MSKLKCSIMVIDDHPIIHDGLKTLLATESDMEISSTASSADEALEKLSNINVDIAIVDLSLGGTDGTYLIQQIRKLYPDLKILVYTMSEEKLFAERSATAGAHGYVMKTSPPNTLKKAIRTVFSGELYFTEDTINRIRKKSEGYTDAPRTLLDNLSNREMDIFKLIGEGLDTALISERLNISRNTVDTHRINIKNKLELPNGKAVERLAYEVIQQGRMPN, encoded by the coding sequence AAATGCAGTATTATGGTCATAGATGATCATCCGATTATCCATGACGGGTTGAAAACGTTATTGGCAACCGAGAGCGATATGGAAATATCCAGCACCGCCTCATCGGCTGACGAAGCGCTGGAAAAATTATCTAACATCAACGTAGATATCGCCATCGTCGATCTGTCACTCGGCGGAACCGATGGCACCTACCTGATTCAGCAGATCAGAAAGCTTTATCCGGATCTTAAGATTCTGGTTTATACCATGTCTGAAGAAAAGCTCTTTGCAGAGCGTTCGGCCACAGCCGGAGCACATGGTTATGTCATGAAAACTTCTCCGCCGAATACACTGAAAAAAGCGATTAGGACTGTTTTTTCCGGTGAACTCTATTTTACTGAAGACACGATTAATCGCATCAGAAAAAAATCCGAAGGCTACACAGACGCACCGCGAACGCTGCTCGACAACCTCTCCAACCGGGAAATGGATATTTTCAAACTGATCGGAGAAGGGCTCGATACCGCCCTGATCAGTGAACGGCTCAATATCAGTCGAAATACAGTCGACACCCACCGGATTAACATCAAAAACAAACTTGAGCTGCCTAACGGAAAAGCTGTTGAACGCCTGGCCTACGAAGTCATTCAGCAGGGGCGGATGCCGAACTGA
- a CDS encoding orotate phosphoribosyltransferase — MTQEEVLGIFKKTNALLEGHFELRSGLHSNQFFQCALVLQHPRISGELCEALVEKMKAELADLKVDTVIAPAMGGITIGHDVARALGVRFIFVEKEDNALRLRRFRIEKGERFVIAEDVVTRGGRVQETIDIVKENGGVVSAIGILVNRSGGKAAFDAPLISLLDIEPVTYDPADCPLCKAGLELVHPGSK; from the coding sequence ATGACTCAGGAAGAAGTGCTCGGTATTTTTAAAAAAACCAATGCATTGCTTGAGGGCCATTTTGAGTTGCGTTCCGGCCTTCACAGCAATCAGTTTTTCCAGTGTGCGCTGGTATTGCAGCATCCGCGTATTTCCGGGGAGCTCTGCGAAGCGCTGGTGGAAAAAATGAAAGCTGAACTGGCCGATCTGAAAGTGGATACCGTCATTGCTCCGGCTATGGGCGGAATTACCATCGGTCATGATGTGGCCCGGGCGTTGGGGGTCCGTTTTATTTTTGTGGAAAAAGAAGACAATGCTCTCAGGCTGCGTCGTTTCAGGATTGAAAAGGGTGAACGGTTCGTTATTGCCGAAGATGTGGTGACGCGCGGCGGCCGGGTGCAGGAAACCATTGATATTGTTAAAGAAAACGGGGGCGTGGTTTCCGCGATCGGTATTCTGGTGAATCGCAGCGGCGGAAAGGCGGCGTTTGATGCGCCGTTGATCAGTCTGCTTGACATTGAACCGGTGACATATGATCCCGCGGATTGCCCGCTCTGTAAAGCGGGATTGGAACTGGTACATCCCGGAAGTAAATAA
- a CDS encoding ammonia-forming cytochrome c nitrite reductase subunit c552, with amino-acid sequence MSKQVKKQGASGIYIIIVVAVAILSALIVALLTNITERKVEARQQYLRLVEVTEETTDPAVWGKNWPKQYDSYKRTALSTKTTFGGHGGSEALPEQKIDRPEYHWLKRMFLGYAFSIDYRDRRGHAYMLYDQEHTDRHKAKQSGSCLHCHASIMPVYRELGDGDAMAGMKKTHAMSYWELNEMAHDMGHAHPVSCVDCHDPETMAIRVTRPGFIDGIRRLANSDAPVPAIPSIDIWRESGRETPYDPNVDATRNEMRSFVCGQCHVEYYCSSDFPLTFPWGNGLSMDSEEKFWDETRLTSGERFYDYKHKETGAPILKAQHPEFELWSQGVHARSGVSCADCHMPYMRDGASKVSDHWVRSPLLNVNRACQTCHRKSEQEILDLVDSIQQKNYKLLLRGGEALNDLMDAVMEAKESGVTEEELAAALEFQRKAQWRLDYIAAENSMGFHAPQEAARILAEAADYARQGQVEALKLIRK; translated from the coding sequence ATGAGTAAACAAGTGAAAAAACAGGGTGCGTCCGGAATTTATATTATCATTGTGGTGGCCGTAGCCATTCTTTCGGCTCTGATTGTTGCGTTGCTGACCAATATCACCGAGCGGAAAGTGGAGGCCCGTCAGCAGTATCTGCGTCTGGTGGAAGTGACCGAGGAGACAACGGATCCGGCGGTCTGGGGTAAAAACTGGCCGAAACAGTACGACAGTTACAAGCGTACGGCGCTTTCCACAAAAACAACGTTTGGCGGGCACGGCGGCAGCGAAGCACTTCCTGAGCAGAAAATCGACCGGCCGGAATATCACTGGCTTAAGCGCATGTTTCTCGGGTATGCATTTTCTATCGACTATCGCGACCGCCGCGGCCATGCCTATATGCTTTATGATCAGGAGCATACCGACCGGCACAAGGCGAAACAGTCGGGTTCCTGTCTGCACTGCCATGCTTCAATTATGCCGGTTTACCGTGAACTGGGCGACGGCGATGCTATGGCCGGTATGAAAAAGACGCATGCAATGTCGTATTGGGAACTGAACGAAATGGCTCATGATATGGGGCATGCGCATCCGGTTTCCTGTGTGGACTGCCATGATCCGGAAACGATGGCCATTCGGGTAACACGTCCGGGGTTCATCGACGGTATCCGGCGTCTGGCGAATTCGGATGCCCCGGTGCCGGCTATTCCGTCGATCGATATCTGGAGGGAGAGCGGACGTGAAACGCCGTATGATCCGAATGTGGATGCTACCCGCAATGAAATGCGTTCATTTGTCTGCGGGCAGTGCCATGTCGAATACTACTGTTCCTCTGATTTCCCGCTTACCTTTCCGTGGGGCAACGGCTTGAGTATGGATAGTGAGGAAAAATTCTGGGATGAAACCAGACTTACGAGCGGAGAGCGGTTTTATGATTACAAACATAAAGAAACCGGAGCTCCGATTCTGAAAGCACAGCATCCCGAATTTGAACTGTGGAGTCAGGGTGTGCATGCCCGAAGTGGAGTTTCCTGTGCCGACTGCCATATGCCTTATATGCGTGACGGCGCATCGAAAGTATCTGATCACTGGGTACGCAGTCCGTTGCTGAATGTGAATCGTGCCTGTCAGACCTGTCACCGTAAATCGGAACAGGAGATTCTGGATCTTGTGGATTCTATCCAGCAGAAAAACTATAAGTTGCTGCTGCGTGGCGGTGAAGCATTGAATGACCTGATGGATGCGGTGATGGAGGCAAAAGAATCCGGGGTGACGGAAGAGGAGCTTGCTGCGGCTCTTGAATTTCAGCGTAAGGCGCAGTGGCGCCTCGACTATATCGCCGCCGAAAATTCGATGGGTTTCCATGCGCCACAGGAAGCGGCACGGATTCTGGCAGAAGCGGCGGACTATGCCCGTCAGGGACAGGTTGAGGCGCTTAAGCTGATCCGTAAGTAA
- the nrfH gene encoding cytochrome c nitrite reductase small subunit, with translation MRMLEKRAVVLAVMVGILVGTGAFTMRYAEGLSYMSSDPKACVNCHIMTPQYDSWVKSSHHAQATCVDCHLPHDFIGKYIAKAENGWHHSKAFTTQNFHEPIMIKGKNKRILQHNCVACHEDMVHEMFRRDITDPDAVSCIHCHASVGHGVLPTGIGGADRGVEKERESYE, from the coding sequence ATGAGGATGTTAGAAAAAAGAGCGGTGGTTCTTGCGGTGATGGTGGGCATTCTGGTCGGAACAGGCGCGTTTACTATGAGATATGCCGAGGGGCTTTCCTATATGAGTTCTGATCCGAAGGCCTGCGTGAACTGCCATATTATGACGCCGCAGTATGATTCGTGGGTGAAGTCCAGTCATCATGCACAGGCCACCTGTGTCGACTGTCATCTGCCGCATGATTTCATCGGTAAATACATCGCAAAAGCGGAAAACGGCTGGCATCACTCGAAAGCGTTTACCACGCAGAATTTTCACGAGCCCATTATGATCAAGGGGAAAAACAAGCGGATTCTGCAGCACAACTGCGTGGCGTGTCATGAGGATATGGTACATGAGATGTTCAGAAGGGATATTACGGATCCTGATGCGGTGAGCTGCATTCATTGTCACGCATCGGTGGGGCATGGGGTTTTACCCACCGGTATCGGCGGAGCGGATCGAGGTGTGGAAAAAGAAAGGGAAAGTTATGAGTAA
- the mtaB gene encoding tRNA (N(6)-L-threonylcarbamoyladenosine(37)-C(2))-methylthiotransferase MtaB has translation MNTLQTYFVNVLGCKVNQYDAQQIEQLLERYGLKKAEQSDDGDIIVVHTCGVTAAAAQKSRQTIRKMQRNNPLAHVFVTGCAADIELTDVGQDPVFRVPAGADWIQRLDQQLSELAMPEKHGMENIETDTFTISRFGDHTRAFLKVQDGCDIGCSFCIIPQLRKEPRDKAIEDAVREATALTEAGYREIVVTGVSVGLYGRGRGSSLAEMLRNLVKVPNIGRIRLSSLHPGELTDELLEVWSANKNIMPHLHLSLQSGSNAVLHAMRRGYTAEEYYDAVIRARAVLDNPAFTTDVIVGFPGETDTYFEESYDFCKKVGFSQMHVFTYSPRPKTIAARMGNQVNGAIAMERSEKLRELGETMAVNYHRLFRELEVEVLVERVKDGIGSGYTRHYIPAEFPCSEDQQNSVLRVRVSETTSNGISGVISL, from the coding sequence ATGAATACACTGCAAACCTATTTCGTTAACGTACTCGGCTGCAAAGTCAACCAGTATGACGCCCAGCAGATTGAACAGCTGCTCGAACGCTATGGCCTGAAAAAGGCGGAACAGTCCGACGACGGCGACATCATCGTTGTGCATACCTGCGGCGTTACCGCAGCTGCCGCCCAGAAATCGCGCCAGACCATCCGCAAAATGCAGCGGAACAACCCCCTGGCTCATGTCTTTGTCACCGGCTGCGCCGCCGACATCGAACTCACAGACGTCGGACAGGACCCCGTATTCCGTGTGCCCGCCGGAGCCGACTGGATTCAGCGCCTCGATCAGCAGCTCAGCGAACTGGCCATGCCCGAAAAACACGGGATGGAGAACATCGAGACCGACACCTTCACCATTTCCCGTTTCGGTGACCACACCCGCGCTTTCTTAAAGGTGCAGGACGGCTGCGACATCGGCTGTTCCTTCTGCATCATTCCACAGCTCCGCAAAGAACCGCGCGACAAAGCCATCGAAGACGCCGTCCGCGAAGCCACCGCACTTACCGAAGCCGGCTACCGCGAAATTGTCGTCACCGGCGTCAGCGTCGGCCTCTATGGCCGCGGCCGCGGCTCATCGCTTGCTGAAATGCTGCGCAACCTCGTGAAAGTTCCGAACATTGGAAGAATCCGCCTTTCCAGTCTGCATCCCGGTGAACTGACCGATGAATTACTGGAGGTATGGTCCGCCAACAAAAATATTATGCCGCACCTCCATCTTTCACTGCAGTCCGGCTCCAACGCCGTTCTGCACGCCATGCGTCGCGGGTACACCGCAGAGGAATACTACGACGCCGTCATCCGCGCCCGCGCCGTGCTCGACAATCCGGCCTTCACCACTGACGTCATCGTCGGCTTCCCCGGCGAAACCGACACCTATTTTGAGGAATCCTACGATTTCTGTAAAAAAGTCGGTTTTTCACAGATGCACGTCTTCACCTATTCGCCGCGCCCCAAAACAATCGCGGCCAGAATGGGCAATCAGGTCAACGGCGCCATCGCCATGGAACGCAGCGAAAAACTGCGCGAACTGGGCGAAACCATGGCCGTTAACTATCACCGTCTGTTCCGGGAACTGGAAGTCGAGGTGCTCGTCGAGCGCGTCAAAGACGGCATTGGAAGCGGATATACCCGACATTATATCCCGGCAGAATTCCCCTGTTCGGAAGATCAGCAGAACTCGGTTCTACGGGTGCGGGTTTCCGAAACAACATCAAACGGCATTTCGGGTGTGATTAGTCTTTAA
- a CDS encoding class I SAM-dependent methyltransferase has translation MTDPQLDQKIRDWQDRLLSRSVRRTLKCNRMIKTLGSVSSFQCLEISEGDGAISARLRALGGSWKTAAPTRPASDSLKHSLSENISYIHNGRLPFEDQSFDRLVIVDALKYIDDDYTFIRECHRVLRNDGWVVISETKRAPASLTALLQKLAGTNPAARGAVRNGYKANELFDRLKDGFDVPETIIYSNGLLETASAIGSLFRKRTLPIPYWLIPEQVPPAIEKSYRTCSTQAALFLPLAKLFALFEFIPGHQLLVRSRRRHWRPRLQPKLIDGRSIAEAAINTKIGTAAPF, from the coding sequence ATGACCGACCCTCAACTGGACCAAAAAATACGCGACTGGCAGGACCGGCTTCTCAGCCGTTCCGTTCGGCGCACCCTGAAATGCAATCGGATGATCAAGACGTTAGGAAGTGTATCCTCGTTCCAGTGTCTGGAAATCAGCGAAGGCGATGGAGCCATCAGCGCCCGCTTGCGCGCCCTCGGCGGAAGCTGGAAAACCGCTGCACCGACCCGCCCGGCATCGGACTCACTCAAACACAGTCTCTCCGAAAATATCAGCTATATTCACAATGGCAGGCTCCCGTTTGAAGATCAGTCCTTCGACCGGCTCGTGATTGTGGATGCGCTGAAATATATTGACGATGATTATACCTTCATTCGTGAATGCCACCGTGTTCTGCGCAACGACGGATGGGTGGTCATTTCCGAAACCAAACGCGCCCCTGCCAGTCTGACCGCACTGCTGCAGAAGCTCGCCGGAACCAACCCAGCTGCACGCGGCGCTGTACGCAACGGCTATAAAGCCAATGAACTGTTTGATCGGTTGAAAGACGGTTTCGACGTTCCTGAAACCATCATCTATTCCAACGGACTGCTCGAAACCGCTTCCGCCATCGGCTCCCTGTTCCGGAAAAGAACCCTGCCCATACCCTACTGGCTGATCCCGGAACAGGTTCCGCCTGCCATCGAAAAATCCTACAGAACATGCAGCACCCAGGCCGCCCTGTTCCTGCCGCTCGCCAAACTGTTCGCGTTGTTCGAATTTATTCCAGGGCACCAACTCCTGGTCCGCAGCCGACGGCGTCACTGGCGCCCGCGCCTGCAGCCCAAACTCATCGACGGCCGCTCGATTGCCGAAGCCGCCATTAACACCAAAATAGGAACTGCGGCACCGTTTTGA
- the rnc gene encoding ribonuclease III, with the protein MILSPYKTLEQAIGYRFKKKAVLELALTHPSYRYENPETEDDNQRLEYLGDAVLSLMAAEYLFENNPDAREGDMSKLRSRLTQDRKLAQIGAKIGISEFIRLGVGERKNGGAERASNLADAVEAIIGAAWIDGGAKATNRIFRKIFVPELGKLQSAPVKANPKGALQEYAQSHGHPIPEYETIEAEGPEHDRTFTIEVSACGKKWSAKAGSKREGERLAAFQALEELNRAAEKKGEN; encoded by the coding sequence TTGATCCTTTCTCCCTACAAAACACTGGAACAGGCCATCGGCTATCGCTTCAAAAAGAAAGCCGTACTTGAGCTTGCCCTCACGCACCCGTCGTACCGCTACGAAAATCCCGAAACCGAGGACGACAACCAGCGGCTCGAATATCTGGGCGATGCCGTGCTCAGTCTGATGGCGGCCGAGTATCTTTTTGAAAACAATCCCGATGCGCGCGAAGGTGATATGTCTAAACTGCGCAGCCGACTGACACAGGATCGCAAACTGGCGCAGATCGGGGCGAAAATAGGGATCAGCGAATTTATCCGCCTGGGTGTCGGCGAACGCAAAAACGGCGGTGCAGAACGGGCCTCCAACCTCGCCGATGCTGTTGAAGCCATCATCGGCGCGGCATGGATCGACGGCGGAGCCAAAGCCACCAACAGAATTTTCAGAAAAATCTTTGTTCCGGAACTCGGAAAACTACAGTCCGCTCCTGTGAAAGCCAACCCCAAAGGCGCTTTGCAGGAATATGCCCAGAGCCACGGCCACCCCATTCCGGAATACGAAACCATTGAGGCCGAAGGACCCGAACACGACCGCACCTTCACGATTGAGGTTTCGGCCTGTGGAAAAAAATGGAGTGCCAAAGCCGGAAGCAAACGCGAAGGCGAACGTCTCGCGGCTTTCCAGGCTCTGGAAGAGCTGAATCGCGCCGCAGAAAAAAAAGGCGAAAACTAA
- a CDS encoding ABC transporter permease — protein sequence MAEKSNSLWGDAWRRLKKNRMAMVCLGLVVMFTLLAVYGEIVYQVYEFRDVTPAYQKTNLDLQFQPPSAEHWMGTDGLGRDVMSRLIQGVSIAYKVGIITSLIAIPIGVFFGCIAGYFGGKVDDFVVWLYSTFASMPGLLFILAIAMVVGKGLLGIYLGIGLTTWVGICRLIRGEVMKHKEQTYVQAAKALGLSSGRIMFKHILPNISHVIIVTFSLRFPAAVGTEVFLSFLGIGVQDQPSWGLMINNARMRLWQGMWWEMTFVTLALFLLVLAFNLLGDALRDALDPRLND from the coding sequence ATGGCTGAAAAATCAAACAGTTTATGGGGCGATGCCTGGCGGCGGTTGAAAAAGAACCGGATGGCCATGGTCTGTCTCGGGCTGGTGGTGATGTTCACGCTGCTGGCGGTTTACGGTGAGATCGTCTATCAGGTGTACGAATTCCGCGACGTTACTCCGGCGTATCAGAAGACCAATCTGGATTTGCAGTTTCAGCCGCCGAGCGCCGAGCATTGGATGGGAACCGACGGACTGGGGCGCGATGTGATGTCGCGGCTGATTCAGGGCGTGAGTATTGCCTATAAAGTCGGCATCATTACGTCGCTCATTGCCATTCCGATCGGTGTGTTCTTTGGGTGTATTGCCGGATATTTCGGTGGGAAAGTGGATGATTTTGTGGTCTGGCTCTATTCCACCTTTGCCTCCATGCCGGGGCTTCTCTTTATTTTGGCCATTGCGATGGTGGTTGGAAAAGGACTGCTGGGTATTTATCTGGGCATCGGGCTGACGACATGGGTCGGCATCTGCCGTCTGATTCGCGGGGAGGTCATGAAACATAAGGAACAGACCTATGTGCAGGCCGCCAAAGCACTGGGTCTGAGTTCCGGGCGGATTATGTTTAAGCATATTCTGCCGAACATTTCGCATGTGATCATTGTGACCTTTTCGCTGCGTTTCCCGGCAGCGGTCGGAACTGAGGTTTTTCTCAGTTTTCTTGGGATCGGTGTGCAGGATCAGCCGTCGTGGGGCCTCATGATCAACAATGCCCGCATGCGTCTCTGGCAGGGCATGTGGTGGGAAATGACCTTTGTGACGCTTGCGCTGTTTCTTTTGGTGCTGGCTTTTAACCTGTTAGGCGACGCATTACGCGACGCGCTGGACCCGCGACTCAATGACTGA
- a CDS encoding ABC transporter permease: MAQLVEYYLFCGERNGCHSARNHGESDCFRTGCRRGLYLDDPLSWGGVLAGQKLASKEWKKVNIRFPGDEDGGFRTLEKPLEIQQLKLRKINRNPFDSQLTFYIRQLLHGDLGFSEGFKQPVAKLLRDGVLPSLSLTIPIFIIGIVVSISLSLVCAYFRDTFIDRFLVIFSVALMSINYLVFIVAGQYFFAYKFGWFPVWGYESAKYLFLPVLIGVISGLGSNIRFYRTIMLDEMYKDYVRTAFAKGVSKPRVLFVHVLKNAMIPIITNVVIAIPFLYTGSLLLESFFGIPGLGYLSINAILSADIDVVRAIVLIGALLFVVSNLLTDICYAAADPRVKLK, from the coding sequence TTGGCGCAGCTGGTCGAATATTACCTATTCTGCGGAGAGCGGAACGGTTGTCATTCAGCCCGGAACCACGGTGAATCTGATTGCTTTCGCACTGGATGCCGAAGAGGATTATATTTGGACGATCCGCTATCGTGGGGGGGTGTTCTGGCGGGGCAGAAGCTCGCTTCCAAAGAGTGGAAAAAGGTGAATATCCGTTTTCCCGGGGATGAGGACGGCGGTTTCCGGACTTTGGAAAAACCGCTGGAAATCCAGCAGCTGAAACTGCGCAAGATCAACCGGAATCCATTCGATTCCCAGTTGACGTTTTATATTCGCCAGCTTTTGCACGGCGACCTCGGTTTTTCAGAAGGCTTTAAACAGCCGGTGGCCAAGCTGTTGCGGGACGGGGTGCTTCCGTCGCTTTCTCTGACTATTCCCATTTTTATTATCGGTATCGTGGTATCCATCAGTCTTTCATTGGTCTGTGCTTATTTCCGCGACACGTTTATCGACCGGTTTCTGGTGATTTTTTCCGTGGCACTGATGAGCATCAACTATCTGGTTTTCATTGTGGCGGGGCAGTATTTTTTCGCCTACAAATTCGGCTGGTTCCCGGTGTGGGGATACGAATCGGCAAAATATCTGTTTCTCCCGGTTCTCATTGGTGTGATCAGCGGGCTGGGCTCGAATATCCGTTTTTACCGGACGATCATGCTGGATGAAATGTACAAGGATTATGTGCGCACCGCGTTCGCCAAAGGGGTATCCAAACCGCGCGTTCTTTTTGTGCATGTGCTGAAAAATGCGATGATTCCCATTATCACCAATGTGGTAATTGCGATTCCGTTTCTTTACACCGGTTCGCTGCTGCTGGAAAGTTTTTTCGGAATTCCGGGGCTGGGGTATCTGAGCATCAATGCCATTCTTTCGGCGGATATTGATGTAGTCCGGGCGATTGTACTGATCGGGGCGCTGCTTTTTGTGGTGTCGAACCTTCTGACGGATATCTGCTACGCTGCGGCTGATCCGCGCGTAAAACTGAAATAA
- the secG gene encoding preprotein translocase subunit SecG: protein MLVLKALLIVVLVLSCLLLIGLVLLQKSKSEGLGLAFGAGAGESLFGARAGNVLSRATVVLGVVFMGTSLALGVMFAQKDKTLMDNVQSDPVQPVAVQPAPVQGLETEVPATQPAPVVPQTEMPASVAE, encoded by the coding sequence ATGTTAGTTCTTAAGGCACTTCTGATTGTTGTACTGGTTCTCAGCTGTCTGTTGCTGATCGGCCTGGTGCTGTTGCAGAAATCGAAGAGCGAAGGACTGGGGCTGGCATTCGGTGCCGGTGCCGGTGAATCGCTGTTCGGTGCACGTGCAGGTAACGTTCTGTCCAGAGCGACTGTGGTTCTCGGTGTGGTTTTCATGGGAACGTCGCTCGCGCTGGGTGTTATGTTCGCCCAGAAAGATAAAACGCTGATGGACAATGTGCAGAGTGATCCGGTTCAGCCGGTTGCAGTTCAGCCTGCACCGGTTCAGGGATTGGAAACAGAGGTGCCGGCTACGCAGCCGGCTCCGGTTGTTCCCCAGACCGAAATGCCTGCATCTGTTGCAGAGTAA
- a CDS encoding triose-phosphate isomerase: MRKKIIAGNWKMNKTVEEAVELANGVKRELADCTEVDVVLCPPFTAIKSVSDIVSETQIAVGAQNMSSEDEGAYTGEICHSMLKELFVRYVILGHSERREYYKETDEWINKKVLKALEKNLRPILCVGETLEERESGNMEKVVELQVREGLKDVPAEAYTELVIAYEPVWAIGTGKTASAEQAQEVHAFIRATVKDMVGEEAANAVRIQYGGSMKPGNAPELLAQPDIDGGLIGGAALDAESFAGIVKAAM, encoded by the coding sequence ATGAGAAAGAAGATTATTGCCGGTAACTGGAAGATGAACAAAACGGTTGAAGAGGCCGTTGAACTGGCGAACGGCGTGAAGCGTGAACTGGCCGACTGCACGGAAGTGGATGTGGTGCTGTGTCCTCCGTTTACCGCAATCAAATCAGTGAGCGATATCGTATCCGAAACGCAAATCGCCGTTGGCGCCCAGAATATGTCTTCCGAAGATGAAGGCGCATACACCGGTGAAATCTGTCATTCCATGCTGAAAGAACTTTTTGTTCGTTATGTGATTCTCGGACACAGTGAACGCCGCGAGTATTACAAGGAAACCGACGAATGGATCAATAAGAAGGTGCTCAAGGCACTGGAAAAGAATCTACGCCCGATTCTCTGTGTGGGTGAAACGCTGGAAGAGCGTGAGTCCGGCAACATGGAGAAGGTGGTTGAACTTCAGGTTCGTGAAGGTCTGAAAGACGTTCCGGCTGAAGCTTATACCGAACTGGTGATTGCCTACGAACCCGTCTGGGCCATCGGTACTGGAAAGACGGCTTCTGCCGAACAGGCGCAGGAAGTACATGCGTTCATCCGAGCAACGGTGAAGGATATGGTTGGTGAAGAAGCGGCCAATGCGGTTCGCATTCAGTATGGCGGTTCCATGAAACCGGGCAATGCTCCGGAACTGCTGGCACAGCCGGATATTGACGGCGGTCTGATTGGCGGTGCTGCACTTGACGCAGAATCGTTTGCCGGAATCGTTAAAGCCGCTATGTAA
- a CDS encoding PEP-CTERM sorting domain-containing protein: protein MTRSAGAEISGTSSAVIGTASALGETTYTFTTVFTKTAADTWTVYADLINDGSSVGSVSYTANGETADLDADTDGGGILGGFQALPAGGGSGGIATAPFGPTTVSDFSIEVIPEPATLGLVAAFGGAVLFIRRRFSL from the coding sequence ATTACGCGCAGCGCAGGGGCAGAAATAAGCGGTACTTCATCAGCAGTTATCGGTACCGCATCCGCTTTGGGAGAAACAACCTACACCTTCACCACTGTTTTCACAAAAACAGCGGCAGACACATGGACCGTTTATGCGGATCTGATCAACGACGGAAGCTCAGTAGGATCGGTCAGTTACACTGCTAACGGAGAGACGGCAGATCTTGATGCCGACACGGATGGCGGCGGAATCCTCGGTGGATTTCAGGCTCTGCCGGCCGGCGGCGGTTCAGGCGGAATTGCCACAGCTCCATTCGGACCGACCACAGTCAGCGACTTTTCGATCGAAGTCATTCCGGAACCGGCCACTCTTGGCTTGGTCGCAGCCTTCGGCGGAGCAGTGCTTTTTATTCGTCGGCGCTTTTCGCTCTGA